One window of the Eucalyptus grandis isolate ANBG69807.140 chromosome 8, ASM1654582v1, whole genome shotgun sequence genome contains the following:
- the LOC104415591 gene encoding LOW QUALITY PROTEIN: E3 ubiquitin-protein ligase At1g63170 (The sequence of the model RefSeq protein was modified relative to this genomic sequence to represent the inferred CDS: deleted 1 base in 1 codon; substituted 1 base at 1 genomic stop codon), with protein MDVGAPERHRDSQIDRYPLLMEQVESSSGHQHVIDVQRNGDASLTASHGDQQRRVDLTENEDGLSPSMPAPADQTTINSSNRLNSVNSSSTRSDDYHQHRTSPLNYGLWISVELVVTVGQIIASIVVLSLSRHENPEAPLFAWVVGYVATLPILYRVLSFGNRGSDRSRRSHXGTSHGSQSEPRSYTAISVTQSTDEGNQHSEESASWNGQIADTLEFTVNGLVDHFKMALDCFFAVWFVVGNVWIFGGHSSPSDALKLYRLCIVFLTFSCIGYAMPSILCATICCCLPCIMSVLGIREDFSQTRGATSESINALPIYKFKVKQDLNADGEEFNTGGSEGGVLAPGTEKERFLLGEDAVCCVCLSRYADNDELKELPCHHVFHVECIDKWLKINASCHLCKSEISESSGLSKSDRDG; from the exons ATGGATGTTGGAGCTCCCGAACGACATAGAGATAGTCAGATAGATCGGTATCCTTTGCTAATGGAACAAGTGGAGAGTAGTAGTGGTCATCAGCACGTAATTGATGTACAGAGAAATGGGGACGCCTCATTGACAGCATCTCATGGTGATCAGCAACGCAGGGTAGACTTGACAGAGAATGAGGATGGACTTTCGCCTAGCATGCCAGCCCCTGCGGATCAAACAACtataaattcatcaaacagaTTGAACTCCGTGAATTCCTCTAGCACGAGGAGTGATGATTACCACCAGCATCGAACAAGTCCATTGAATTATGGACTATGGATTTCGGTGGAGCTAGTTGTCACCGTGGGTCAAATTATAGCATCCATAGTGGTTTTGTCATTGTCAAGACATGAAAATCCAGAGGCTCCACTATTTGCATGGGTTGTAGGTTATGTGGCAACGTTGCCTATTCTTTACCGGGTGTTATCATTCGGCAACCGTGGTAGTGATCGCAGT CGTCGATCCCATTGAGGGACTTCTCATGGCAGTCAATCAGAGCCTAGATCTTATACAGCTATCTCTGTCACACAGTCCACAGATGAGGGCAATCAACATTCTGAAGAATCGGCATCATGGAATGGCCAAATTGCAGACACTCTTGAGTTCACGGTAAA TGGGCTGGTGGACCATTTCAAGATGGCCTTAGACTGTTTTTTTGCTGTATGGTTTGTTGTTGGCAATGTGTGGATTTTTGGAGGTCACTCTTCACCTTCTGATGCTCTGAAACTGTATAG GTTATGTATAGTATTTCTAACTTTTAGCTGTATTGGATATGCCATGCCTTCTATACTATGTGCAACAATTTGTTGCTGCCTACCTTGCATAATGTCTGTTCTGGGCATCCGAGAAGACTTTTCGCAGACAAGAGGAGCCACCTCAGAATCCATCAATGCTCTTCCTATCTACAAATTCAAGGTGAAGCAAGACTTAAATGCTGACGGCGAGGAATTTAACACAGGAGGAAGTGAAGGCGGGGTCTTGGCTCCAGGGACAGAAAAGGAGCGTTTCTTGTTGGGAGAAGACGCG GTTTGCTGTGTTTGCTTGTCAAGATATGCAGATAACGATGAACTAAAAGAGCTACCTTGTCACCATGTCTTCCACGTTGAGTGCATTGATAAATGGTTAAAGATCAATGCTTCATGCCACCTCTGTAAAAGTGAGATTAGCGAGAGCAGTGGGCTTTCGAAATCTGACAGAGACGGCTAG